A stretch of the Symmachiella macrocystis genome encodes the following:
- a CDS encoding metallophosphoesterase, translating to MIDKTARERQIQRRAFLRDGSLLLCGASLSGALPSRLFADKTDAAQPLRIGLVTDLHYADKPHAGSRYYRQTLDKLAEAGDEFQKQKLDFVVELGDFIDAADSVETELGYLTRINRDFSKICQKRHYVLGNHCVQTLKKEEFLAGVEQPKSYYSFDAGDFHFIVLDACFRSDGEPYGRNNFKWTDPNIPAAELEWLKSDLAKTTKPTVVFGHQRLDVGNHYGVKNASAVRKIFEDSQTVLAVFQGHSHKNDYHQIAGIHYCTMVAMVEGTGPENNGFSTMALSGDGTIKITGFRKQDRYEWPV from the coding sequence ATGATTGACAAGACCGCACGCGAAAGACAAATCCAGCGACGGGCGTTTCTTCGTGATGGTTCGCTGCTGTTGTGTGGGGCGAGTCTCAGTGGCGCGTTGCCGAGTCGCCTGTTTGCCGACAAGACCGATGCTGCACAGCCGCTGCGCATCGGACTGGTCACTGATCTGCATTACGCCGACAAGCCGCATGCCGGGTCGCGATATTATCGGCAGACCTTGGACAAATTGGCCGAAGCGGGGGACGAGTTTCAGAAACAGAAACTCGATTTTGTCGTCGAGTTGGGCGATTTCATCGACGCAGCCGACTCGGTAGAGACCGAACTGGGATATCTCACACGCATCAATCGCGATTTCTCAAAAATCTGCCAGAAACGGCACTACGTGTTGGGGAATCACTGTGTGCAGACGCTGAAAAAAGAAGAATTTCTGGCGGGCGTCGAACAGCCGAAATCGTATTATTCGTTTGATGCGGGGGATTTCCATTTCATCGTGCTGGACGCTTGCTTCCGCAGTGATGGCGAACCGTATGGCCGGAATAATTTTAAATGGACTGATCCCAATATCCCCGCAGCGGAATTGGAATGGCTCAAATCCGATCTCGCCAAGACGACCAAGCCGACCGTCGTGTTTGGCCACCAACGGCTTGATGTGGGCAACCATTATGGTGTAAAAAATGCCTCAGCCGTCCGCAAGATTTTTGAGGACTCCCAAACAGTGTTAGCTGTCTTTCAGGGACACAGCCACAAAAACGACTATCACCAAATTGCCGGAATCCACTACTGCACAATGGTTGCCATGGTCGAAGGCACGGGACCGGAGAACAACGGGTTTTCCACGATGGCTCTCTCGGGCGACGGCACGATCAAGATTACGGGATTTCGCAAACAAGACCGCTATGAATGGCCGGTGTAA
- a CDS encoding NINE protein produces the protein MSTPVTHSDTHLKTIGYILWIFGFTGAHRFYYGKQITGTIWFFTGGLFLIGWIVDLFLIPGMDRQADFRFQSGKLDYTLAWIFLTFLGLFGVHRFYMEKWITGIIYLISGGLFGLGWLYDLWTLNEQVDEINRAEV, from the coding sequence ATGTCTACCCCCGTAACGCACAGCGATACGCATTTGAAGACCATTGGCTATATTCTGTGGATTTTTGGATTCACCGGTGCGCATCGGTTTTATTACGGAAAGCAAATCACAGGCACGATCTGGTTTTTCACGGGTGGCCTGTTTTTGATCGGTTGGATCGTCGACCTATTTCTGATCCCGGGCATGGATCGGCAGGCGGACTTTCGTTTTCAGTCGGGAAAGCTGGACTACACATTGGCGTGGATCTTCCTCACGTTCCTGGGCCTATTTGGCGTGCACCGGTTTTATATGGAGAAATGGATCACCGGGATCATCTACCTCATCTCGGGTGGCTTATTTGGACTCGGCTGGCTGTACGATTTGTGGACGCTCAACGAACAAGTCGACGAGATCAACCGCGCGGAAGTTTGA
- a CDS encoding SRPBCC family protein, producing the protein MTSPIRFTCENVLPDTPEDIAAHILELSNWPDFTGYGPLPGIKQAEFEIRTPEVVGTRIRASNCDGSSHVEEVIVWDLPRRLQLRMQDFSAPVSHIASHFDEFWEFAPANNGTQVTRSMELYAKSALTRPLLWLISKFLKRAIARHLCQLSGGG; encoded by the coding sequence GTGACCTCTCCAATTCGTTTTACGTGTGAAAACGTATTGCCGGATACGCCGGAGGATATTGCCGCACACATCCTCGAATTGTCCAACTGGCCCGATTTCACCGGATACGGTCCGTTGCCGGGGATCAAGCAGGCGGAGTTTGAAATCCGTACCCCGGAAGTTGTCGGCACCCGCATTCGCGCATCCAACTGCGACGGATCGAGCCACGTGGAAGAAGTCATCGTGTGGGACCTGCCCAGGCGATTGCAACTCCGCATGCAGGATTTCTCCGCCCCCGTCTCACACATCGCCAGCCATTTCGATGAGTTCTGGGAATTCGCCCCCGCGAATAACGGGACCCAAGTCACGCGCTCGATGGAGCTATACGCCAAGTCGGCACTGACTCGTCCCCTGCTGTGGCTGATTTCGAAGTTCCTCAAGCGCGCAATCGCCCGGCATTTGTGCCAATTGAGCGGCGGCGGTTGA
- a CDS encoding ATP-grasp domain-containing protein has translation MRILITAARAPVVLDMMRHLTRHGHEVLLTDSRAFPLSRFSRLKCKYFRTSSPGSDPARYRQEIRELAERESVDVVLPMFEEVMHLAAGIDEFDGTTRVFCDDFEKIREIHNKYTFIDIARNAGMSVPDTYLLDGPDALQDFADCATQFVFKPVYSRFGDQVLLGPDAKRFAEVTPSAQCPWVAQEFLDGDLYCSFGIAHQGHLRLHSAYQPTCFAGRAGILFNSAQEEDILRQVQQLVKHIDFTGFISFDFIRDRQGRFHVIECNPRSTSGVHFLNATDEASGMDSGTSLSRAVLEPDGPLIEASANQTRMLGFAMAIYGWNKKNHAYGSLPVWHGLTAASDVVFSWKDPLPGVAAPIMLAETMISAVTNGVKLTRSGTYDHEWNDFRTETLASV, from the coding sequence ATGCGAATCCTCATCACCGCAGCTCGCGCTCCCGTCGTTTTGGACATGATGCGCCATCTGACTCGGCACGGGCACGAAGTGTTGCTGACCGACAGCCGCGCGTTTCCGTTGTCGCGGTTTTCGCGCCTCAAATGCAAATATTTCCGGACAAGCTCTCCCGGTAGCGATCCGGCGCGATACCGCCAAGAAATCCGCGAACTGGCTGAACGCGAATCCGTGGATGTGGTTCTGCCGATGTTTGAAGAAGTCATGCATTTGGCGGCAGGGATCGACGAATTTGACGGTACGACGCGTGTATTTTGCGACGACTTTGAGAAAATCCGCGAAATTCATAACAAATACACCTTCATCGACATCGCCCGCAATGCCGGCATGTCGGTTCCGGATACCTATCTGCTCGATGGGCCGGATGCTCTACAAGACTTTGCTGACTGCGCGACGCAATTTGTATTCAAACCGGTCTACTCGCGGTTTGGGGACCAAGTCCTCTTAGGTCCCGATGCCAAACGTTTCGCGGAAGTGACCCCCTCGGCGCAATGCCCTTGGGTGGCTCAAGAGTTTCTGGATGGCGACTTGTACTGTTCATTTGGCATCGCCCATCAAGGACACTTGCGGTTGCACTCCGCCTATCAGCCGACCTGCTTCGCCGGTCGTGCGGGTATTTTGTTCAACAGTGCCCAAGAGGAGGACATCCTCCGGCAAGTCCAACAGTTGGTCAAACACATTGATTTCACAGGATTCATTTCGTTCGACTTTATTCGCGATCGTCAAGGACGATTCCACGTGATCGAATGCAACCCCCGCTCGACCAGCGGCGTGCATTTCTTGAATGCCACGGATGAAGCGTCCGGTATGGACAGTGGTACGTCATTGAGCCGCGCGGTTCTTGAACCGGATGGACCGTTGATTGAAGCTTCGGCCAATCAAACGCGCATGCTGGGATTCGCCATGGCGATTTATGGCTGGAACAAAAAGAATCACGCCTACGGCTCGTTGCCGGTCTGGCACGGACTGACCGCTGCCAGCGACGTGGTGTTCTCTTGGAAAGACCCATTGCCGGGCGTGGCTGCTCCCATCATGTTGGCCGAGACGATGATCTCCGCTGTGACCAACGGCGTGAAGTTGACCCGTTCCGGAACGTACGATCATGAATGGAACGATTTTCGCACCGAAACATTGGCGAGCGTTTGA